Proteins encoded within one genomic window of Humulus lupulus chromosome 1, drHumLupu1.1, whole genome shotgun sequence:
- the LOC133796194 gene encoding leucine-rich repeat protein 2-like, giving the protein MAPLSLSLFLPFFFLLLSPVLSTNSEGNALHALRNRLSDPTNVLQSWDPTLVNPCTWFHVSCDSNNHVIRLDLGNSNVSGTLGPELGELKHLQYLELYRNEIRGKIPKELGNLKNLISMDLYDNKFEGKIPKSFSKLKSLKFLRLNNNKLSGTIPRELTTLSNLKIFDVSNNDLCGTIPVDGPFATFSMDSFENNRLSGPELKGLVPYDFGC; this is encoded by the exons ATGGCGCCTCTttccctttctctctttctcccctttttctttcttctactCTCTCCTGTCCTCTCAACAAACTCTGAAG GAAACGCTTTGCATGCTCTGAGAAACAGACTGTCGGACCCCACCAATGTTCTGCAAAGCTGGGACCCAACTCTGGTCAATCCTTGCACCTGGTTCCATGTTTCCTGTGATTCCAATAACCATGTGATCCGTTT GGATTTGGGAAATTCTAACGTTTCTGGTACTTTGGGGCCAGAGCTTGGCGAACTCAAGCATCTTCAGTACTT GGAGCTTTACAGGAATGAAATAAGAGGAAAAATCCCAAAGGAGTTGGGCAATTTGAAAAATCTGATCAGCATGGATCTTTATGACAataaatttgaaggaaaaatccCAAAGTCTTTCTCCAAATTGAAGTCACTCAAGTTTCT ACGGTTAAACAACAACAAGCTGTCCGGAACAATCCCAAGGGAGCTCACTACACTCTCTAATCTGAAAATCTT TGATGTCTCCAACAATGATCTGTGTGGAACAATACCTGTTGATGGGCCTTTTGCTACATTTTCCATGGATAG TTTTGAAAACAACAGGCTGAGTGGACCTGAGCTCAAAGGATTGGTGCCCTATGACTTTGGATGCTGA